In Canis lupus familiaris isolate Mischka breed German Shepherd chromosome 24, alternate assembly UU_Cfam_GSD_1.0, whole genome shotgun sequence, a single genomic region encodes these proteins:
- the NKX2-2 gene encoding homeobox protein Nkx-2.2 isoform X2: MLGLWGFSFKNLSTCIRRGNCLRGPEPLTREDLLRAPLAPNTHPHLHGLAAGAAPQDSSSKSPEPSADESPDNDKETPGGGGDAGKKRKRRVLFSKAQTYELERRFRQQRYLSAPEREHLASLIRLTPTQVKIWFQNHRYKMKRARAEKGMEVTPLPSPRRVAVPVLVRDGKPCHALKAQDLAAATFQAGIPFSAYSAQSLQHMQYNAQYSSASTPQYPTAHPLVQAQQWTW; the protein is encoded by the exons ATGCTGGGATtgtggggtttttcttttaaaaatctgtccacGTGCATCCGGAGAGGAAACTGCTTAAGGGGGCCAGAGCCCTTAACCCGCGAAGATCTTCTCCGCGCGCCACTCGCCCCAAATACGCACCCACACT tGCACGGGCTGGCGGCCGGCGCGGCGCCCCAGGACTCAAGCTCCAAGTCCCCGGAGCCCTCGGCCGACGAGTCACCGGACAATGACAAGGAGAccccgggcggcgggggggaCGCGGGCAAGAAGCGGAAGCGGCGGGTGCTCTTCTCCAAGGCACAGACCTACGAGCTGGAGCGGCGCTTCCGGCAGCAGCGGTACCTGTCGGCGCCCGAGCGCGAGCACCTGGCCAGCCTCATCCGCCTCACGCCCACGCAGGTCAAGATCTGGTTCCAGAACCACCGCTACAAGATGAAGCGCGCCCGGGCCGAGAAAGGTATGGAGGTGACGCCCCTACCCTCGCCGCGCCGGGTGGCCGTGCCCGTTTTGGTCAGGGACGGCAAACCGTGCCATGCGCTCAAAGCCCAGGACCTGGCAGCCGCCACCTTCCAGGCGGGCATCCCCTTTTCGGCCTACAGCGCGCAGTCTCTGCAGCACATGCAGTACAACGCCCAGTACAGCTCGGCCAGCACCCCCCAGTACCCGACAGCACACCCCCTGGTCCAGGCCCAGCAGTGGACTTGGTGA